In one Nocardia tengchongensis genomic region, the following are encoded:
- a CDS encoding type I polyketide synthase, translated as MVDQQKLQHLLRRVTAELQESRAKLRELTQAASEPVAIVGMGCRFPGGVGSPDELWRLVVEGRDAVSEWPSDRGWDQSGLVSPEPGVAGKSYTNRGGFLYDAAEFDAGFFGISPREAIAMDPQQRLLLETVWEALERAGIKPDSLRGSDTGVFAGVLGQMDGGTAGVGADHGVEGYRLTGSALSVLSGRVSYVLGLEGPAVSVDTACSSSLVALHQAVAALRAGECSLALAGGVTVMTTPGTFVEFSRQRGLAPDGRCKPFAEAADGTAFGEGSGVLVLERLSDAQRHGHRVLAVVRGSAVNQDGASNGLTAPNGPSQQRVIRRALANAGVSAAEVDVVEAHGTGTTLGDPIEAQALLATYGQDRPADRPVWLGSVKSNIGHTQAAAGVAGVIKMVQALRHAVLPKSLHVEEPSTQVDWTAGHARLLTAERDWPVVDRPRRAAVSAFGISGTNAHVILEQAPESATDPATDADAGAGGDGSVAWVVSGRTPEALAGQMRRLRDFVAGDPVPNVRDVARALVSERSRFDHRAVVVGADRDQLLAGLTALLEQTPRPGVVTGVAGAPRRTVLVFPGQGAQWLGMGRQLLDCSPVFARKMAECDAAFSPLVDWSLFAVLAGADGAPSPERVDVVQPVLFAVMVSLAELWRSVGVVPDAVVGHSQGEIAAACVAGALSLEDAARVVVLRSAALIALTEQGGMASVSLPVDQVTALLAGYDELSVAAVNGPQATVVSGVAAQLEDFLEACVRDNIHARRIPVDYGSHSPQVDVLREPLLKVLAELRGGSARVAFWSSVTGGVLDGAELDADYWFRNLREPVYFQQAAQALLEDGYDVFVEVSPHPLLTVGIEQICDLRAGADPVTVVGSLRRDDGGMDGFLLSAAQLEVSGVGVDWAALLGPAQAGRVSLPTYAFQRRRYWLDGVSSGGDASSLGLSPAGHPLLGAVVASPDGDGVVLTGRVGVATHPWLADRAVGGLVLFPGTAFVELVLRAAAEVGCALLHELTLLKPLVLSDEVGTRLQVVVDDADELGCRSVSVYSRAEAADATWVLHAQGVLGSEGAPEPDAGLAVWPPDGAVAVPVDGLYDRLAVAGDEYGPAFQGLRSVWRCGAELLVEVELPESVTDGSWFGVHPALLESVLHGLLVDVDPDPDPGRVKLPFRWQGVTVHATGASLLRARITPVPGDLDAVSIQVADAGGRMVLRTRSLTVQEVSSAHLDASSAQDVLHGVQWTPLAAQDISPADAETFTDGEAFGSWVHNEEVTVPAVVVFDRGVAGAGADEDMPSLVRDATHEMLSVLQAWLGGLRCAASTLVVVTRGAVSRAGQDVTDLAGSAVWGLVRSAQSEAPGRIILVDTDTDELTAEGLAAVIVSGEPQVVIRTGIVHAARLTRLPVPAAPVSGAGGVVSAGTVLITGGTGGLGAVLARHLVTNHGVRSLVLASRRGAAAPGASLLVTELGELGARVRIVACDVATRDGVAELLAAVPERFPLTGVVHAAAVLDDGVIASLTPDRMDTVLAAKADAAWYLHEATSRMDLGMFVLYSSAAGVLGNAGQGNYAAANVFLDGLAEHRRASGLAATSIAWGFWTSDTGMTGHLAHTDTARLGRVGLSPISTEQGLAMFDTAMVADRAAVVAAPTDPVALDAQVRAGTLIPLLRGLVSSARRRSMPDLSREREAGLRERISGLAEAERLPMLLGVVRDQMAVVLGHDGRDAIDPARNFRELGFDSLAAVEARNRLNTLTGLRLPATLIFDHPTPATLARHILHELLGSRGETAVAPMRPSNAAHESTDLPAAESAAPDESLVGVIRQAIAAERFTRGVALLRAAAKLRPRFDHVTGGLPAGIGIGGGDVLPHLVFVNAPEFLGGSIQYTELAAHLGGHRRVSAIPLSGYDPDQPLPASLDTAVDSIVETVLDTVGQDEFVLGGYSVGANIAHAAAARLLEQGNTRLRGLVILDGFLAREANERQLNRRGNHMLELDATIPDLAGLTTARLTAFGWWFDLAMRIEHKPLDCTTLVAEFTRSSPSHQSLDERPTAEWSTAQTVRTVDADDVALRGAGVQVAAQLIDQWLTRLSTDIRPIQ; from the coding sequence ATGGTCGATCAGCAGAAGCTGCAACATCTCCTACGGCGTGTCACGGCCGAGCTTCAGGAAAGCCGGGCCAAGCTGCGGGAGCTGACGCAGGCGGCCTCGGAGCCGGTGGCGATCGTGGGTATGGGGTGTCGTTTTCCGGGCGGCGTGGGGTCGCCGGACGAGCTGTGGCGTCTGGTGGTCGAGGGTCGTGATGCGGTGTCGGAGTGGCCCTCCGATCGTGGGTGGGATCAGTCGGGTCTGGTGTCTCCGGAGCCGGGTGTCGCGGGTAAGTCGTACACGAACAGGGGCGGATTCCTATACGACGCGGCCGAGTTCGACGCCGGGTTCTTCGGGATCAGTCCGCGCGAGGCGATCGCGATGGATCCGCAGCAGCGGTTGCTGTTGGAGACGGTATGGGAGGCGTTGGAGCGGGCGGGTATCAAGCCGGATTCGTTGCGTGGCAGTGACACTGGCGTGTTCGCCGGTGTCCTCGGGCAGATGGATGGCGGGACAGCCGGAGTCGGGGCTGATCATGGAGTGGAGGGGTATCGATTGACCGGCTCCGCGCTCAGTGTGCTGTCGGGCCGGGTGTCGTATGTGCTGGGGTTGGAAGGCCCTGCGGTGTCGGTGGATACGGCGTGTTCGTCGAGTCTGGTGGCGTTGCATCAGGCGGTGGCGGCGTTGCGTGCGGGGGAGTGTTCGCTGGCGTTGGCGGGTGGGGTGACGGTGATGACAACCCCGGGAACGTTCGTGGAGTTTTCCCGGCAGCGTGGGTTGGCGCCGGATGGCCGGTGTAAGCCGTTCGCCGAGGCTGCCGACGGGACAGCGTTCGGTGAGGGCTCGGGTGTGCTTGTGCTGGAGCGATTGTCGGATGCGCAGCGCCACGGGCATCGGGTGCTGGCGGTGGTGCGTGGTAGCGCGGTCAATCAGGATGGTGCGTCGAATGGTTTGACCGCGCCGAACGGGCCTTCGCAGCAGCGGGTGATTCGGCGGGCGTTGGCCAATGCCGGTGTGTCCGCCGCCGAGGTCGATGTGGTGGAGGCGCACGGCACCGGCACAACGTTGGGTGATCCGATCGAGGCGCAGGCGTTGCTGGCCACCTACGGGCAGGATCGGCCGGCGGATCGGCCGGTGTGGCTGGGTTCGGTCAAATCCAATATCGGACATACGCAGGCCGCTGCAGGCGTGGCCGGGGTGATCAAGATGGTGCAGGCACTGCGTCATGCGGTGCTGCCCAAGAGCTTGCACGTGGAAGAGCCGTCCACACAAGTGGATTGGACTGCGGGGCATGCGAGGTTGTTGACCGCGGAGCGGGACTGGCCGGTTGTCGATCGGCCGCGTCGGGCCGCGGTGTCGGCGTTCGGTATCAGCGGCACCAATGCTCATGTCATCCTCGAGCAGGCGCCGGAATCGGCGACCGACCCCGCGACCGACGCCGATGCCGGTGCTGGTGGGGACGGGTCGGTGGCGTGGGTGGTGTCGGGTCGGACGCCGGAAGCGCTGGCGGGGCAGATGCGGCGGCTGCGGGATTTCGTGGCCGGTGACCCGGTGCCGAACGTGCGGGACGTGGCGCGGGCGTTGGTGTCCGAGCGGTCGCGGTTCGACCACCGTGCGGTGGTGGTGGGTGCGGATCGTGACCAGTTGCTCGCGGGGCTGACCGCGCTGTTGGAGCAGACGCCGAGGCCTGGCGTGGTGACCGGCGTGGCTGGAGCGCCACGCAGGACTGTGCTGGTATTCCCGGGTCAAGGGGCTCAGTGGCTGGGCATGGGAAGGCAGCTGCTGGACTGTTCGCCGGTGTTCGCCCGGAAGATGGCCGAGTGTGATGCGGCGTTCTCGCCGCTGGTGGATTGGTCGTTGTTCGCCGTGCTCGCGGGTGCGGACGGAGCGCCGTCGCCGGAACGCGTCGACGTGGTGCAACCGGTGCTGTTCGCGGTGATGGTGTCATTGGCCGAGCTGTGGCGCTCGGTCGGTGTTGTTCCGGACGCGGTGGTGGGTCATTCCCAGGGTGAGATCGCCGCGGCGTGTGTGGCCGGGGCCTTGTCCCTCGAGGATGCCGCTCGGGTAGTGGTGCTGCGGTCGGCCGCCTTGATCGCTCTGACCGAGCAGGGTGGGATGGCGTCGGTGTCCTTGCCTGTCGACCAGGTCACCGCACTGCTTGCCGGATACGACGAATTGTCGGTCGCAGCGGTGAACGGCCCGCAGGCGACGGTGGTGTCCGGTGTGGCAGCGCAGCTCGAGGATTTCCTGGAAGCCTGTGTCCGCGACAACATTCACGCACGCCGGATCCCGGTGGATTACGGCTCACATTCGCCGCAGGTCGATGTGCTCCGCGAACCGCTGCTGAAGGTGCTGGCCGAGCTTCGGGGCGGATCCGCACGAGTGGCGTTCTGGTCCAGCGTGACCGGTGGCGTACTGGACGGCGCCGAGTTGGACGCGGACTACTGGTTCCGGAATCTACGGGAACCGGTGTATTTCCAGCAAGCAGCTCAGGCTCTGCTGGAGGACGGGTACGACGTCTTCGTCGAGGTCAGTCCGCATCCGCTGCTCACGGTCGGTATCGAGCAGATCTGTGACCTTCGGGCGGGCGCCGATCCGGTGACCGTAGTGGGTTCGCTGCGACGTGACGACGGGGGTATGGACGGTTTCCTGCTGTCGGCGGCGCAGTTGGAAGTGTCTGGTGTGGGGGTGGATTGGGCGGCGTTGCTGGGACCTGCTCAGGCGGGCCGGGTTTCTTTGCCCACGTATGCGTTTCAGCGGCGCAGGTATTGGCTGGATGGCGTCTCGAGTGGTGGGGATGCGTCGTCGTTGGGGCTTTCGCCGGCTGGTCATCCGTTGTTGGGGGCGGTGGTCGCGTCCCCGGACGGGGACGGTGTGGTGCTGACCGGTCGAGTCGGCGTGGCGACCCATCCGTGGCTGGCCGATCGTGCCGTGGGTGGGCTTGTGCTGTTTCCGGGGACCGCTTTCGTGGAGTTGGTGTTGCGTGCGGCAGCGGAAGTGGGTTGTGCGCTGCTGCATGAGCTGACCTTGCTGAAGCCTCTTGTGCTGTCCGACGAGGTCGGGACGCGGTTGCAGGTTGTGGTGGACGATGCCGACGAGCTCGGCTGCCGGTCGGTGTCGGTGTATTCCCGCGCCGAGGCCGCCGACGCCACGTGGGTGCTACACGCACAGGGTGTATTGGGCAGCGAGGGTGCGCCGGAACCGGATGCGGGATTGGCGGTATGGCCGCCCGACGGTGCGGTCGCCGTGCCGGTGGATGGTCTGTATGACCGGTTGGCTGTTGCCGGCGACGAGTATGGACCGGCGTTCCAGGGGTTGCGATCGGTATGGCGGTGTGGCGCCGAACTTCTCGTGGAGGTCGAGCTGCCCGAGTCGGTGACCGATGGGTCGTGGTTCGGGGTGCATCCGGCCTTGCTGGAGTCGGTGCTGCACGGACTGCTCGTCGACGTCGATCCCGATCCCGATCCCGGGCGAGTGAAGTTGCCGTTCCGCTGGCAGGGGGTGACTGTGCATGCGACCGGAGCGTCGCTGCTGCGGGCGCGTATCACTCCGGTACCCGGCGATCTGGATGCAGTATCGATCCAGGTCGCCGATGCGGGCGGCCGGATGGTGCTCAGGACACGGTCCTTGACCGTGCAGGAGGTATCTTCCGCACACTTGGACGCCTCCTCGGCGCAGGACGTGTTGCACGGAGTGCAGTGGACGCCCCTGGCGGCGCAGGACATCTCGCCTGCTGATGCCGAAACCTTCACCGATGGTGAGGCTTTCGGTAGCTGGGTGCATAACGAGGAAGTGACCGTACCTGCGGTGGTCGTGTTCGACCGTGGCGTGGCCGGTGCCGGTGCGGACGAGGATATGCCGAGCCTTGTCCGCGATGCGACGCATGAGATGTTGAGCGTTTTGCAGGCATGGCTGGGTGGGTTGCGGTGTGCGGCAAGCACCCTGGTCGTGGTCACTCGTGGTGCCGTCAGCCGGGCTGGGCAGGATGTCACCGATTTGGCAGGATCGGCGGTTTGGGGTCTGGTGCGTTCGGCTCAGTCCGAGGCTCCGGGCCGAATCATCCTGGTAGACACTGACACTGACGAGCTGACCGCCGAAGGGCTGGCGGCGGTGATCGTTTCGGGTGAGCCCCAGGTTGTCATCCGGACCGGCATCGTGCATGCGGCCCGATTGACCCGGCTGCCCGTTCCGGCCGCGCCGGTATCGGGCGCGGGCGGCGTGGTGTCGGCCGGGACGGTGCTGATAACCGGCGGCACGGGTGGTTTGGGTGCGGTGTTGGCGCGGCATCTGGTGACCAACCACGGGGTGCGGTCGCTGGTGTTGGCGAGTCGCCGTGGTGCGGCCGCGCCGGGAGCGTCGCTGTTGGTGACGGAGTTGGGCGAGCTGGGTGCTCGCGTGCGGATCGTGGCCTGTGATGTCGCGACTCGCGATGGGGTGGCCGAGTTGTTGGCGGCGGTACCCGAGCGGTTCCCCCTGACGGGCGTGGTGCATGCGGCCGCTGTGCTCGATGACGGTGTGATCGCGTCACTGACCCCGGACCGGATGGACACGGTGCTGGCAGCGAAGGCCGATGCCGCCTGGTATCTGCACGAGGCCACGAGCCGTATGGATTTGGGCATGTTCGTGCTCTACTCGTCGGCGGCGGGCGTGCTGGGCAATGCGGGGCAGGGCAACTACGCGGCCGCGAATGTGTTCCTGGATGGGTTGGCCGAACATCGGCGTGCGAGTGGGCTGGCCGCGACTTCGATCGCATGGGGGTTTTGGACTTCCGATACCGGGATGACCGGGCATCTCGCACATACCGACACCGCTCGGCTGGGTCGGGTTGGGCTGTCACCGATCTCGACCGAGCAAGGTCTGGCGATGTTCGACACCGCGATGGTTGCGGACCGTGCCGCCGTGGTCGCCGCACCGACGGATCCTGTGGCGCTGGATGCGCAGGTCCGGGCCGGGACATTGATCCCGCTGCTGCGGGGATTGGTATCGAGTGCACGACGTCGTTCGATGCCGGATCTGTCGCGGGAGCGTGAAGCGGGTCTGCGAGAACGGATCTCGGGGCTGGCCGAAGCCGAGCGACTGCCGATGCTGCTGGGCGTGGTGCGAGACCAGATGGCGGTTGTGCTCGGCCATGATGGTCGCGACGCGATCGATCCGGCCCGCAACTTCCGGGAGTTGGGTTTCGATTCGCTGGCCGCGGTGGAGGCCCGTAACCGACTCAATACGCTCACCGGACTGCGACTGCCCGCGACCCTGATCTTCGACCATCCCACACCGGCCACCCTCGCCCGGCACATTCTGCACGAGCTACTCGGATCCCGAGGGGAGACTGCGGTAGCGCCGATGCGGCCGTCGAATGCGGCTCACGAATCCACCGATCTTCCGGCGGCGGAATCCGCCGCTCCCGATGAGAGTTTGGTCGGTGTCATCCGGCAGGCGATCGCGGCCGAGAGGTTCACTCGCGGTGTGGCGCTCTTGCGAGCGGCAGCGAAACTCCGTCCGCGGTTCGACCACGTCACCGGGGGACTGCCGGCCGGCATCGGAATCGGTGGCGGGGATGTACTGCCACACCTGGTGTTCGTCAATGCCCCGGAATTCCTCGGCGGATCCATTCAGTACACGGAGCTTGCCGCCCATTTGGGCGGTCACCGCCGGGTCTCGGCCATCCCGCTGTCGGGATACGACCCGGACCAGCCGCTCCCCGCATCGCTCGATACCGCTGTCGACAGCATCGTCGAGACGGTCCTCGATACGGTGGGCCAGGACGAATTCGTGCTGGGCGGCTACTCGGTGGGAGCGAACATCGCCCACGCGGCGGCGGCTCGGCTTTTGGAACAAGGAAATACCCGGCTGCGGGGCCTGGTCATCCTGGACGGCTTCCTCGCCCGCGAGGCGAACGAACGCCAATTGAACCGCCGCGGGAACCACATGCTCGAGCTGGACGCGACGATCCCCGACCTCGCCGGTCTGACCACCGCACGATTGACCGCCTTCGGTTGGTGGTTCGACCTGGCGATGCGG
- a CDS encoding thioesterase domain-containing protein, with amino-acid sequence MDDASPPWHAGDAPWCSEEHFRSQFIADRRRGAGTANHTSRKNRFYTLGGAAIQKEVAMNEHHIIEWSTFPKPTSLPEVAPCDWTEALNGPDIDNSQVIVLDCRRDESGALPTDAPAMTQKVSAALQSWSGQERFDSSRFLVLTRGAVSVSADEVAQPAGSAMWELVKSAQSENPGRIILVDTDSLDKGLGDLFGLMAVRNMTVTAVASGEPQLAIRGDILFAPRRDGIGQATDVVGESVEQFPAASSRPEEPSIVRMFREAVAEDRFADGLEFLLAAAQLRPAFDHNAPAIPSGIGLSGGTPHNTGGDTLPHLVLICTPAFLGGYIQYILLAAHLGGHRRLSVIPLSGFEPDEPLPESLDAGIESIAKSVLDTVGNDEFVLAGMSGGGNLAHATAARLLEQGNTRLRGFIILDSFIAREANERQMDTARDAVVDTDASIPDLAGFTSARLTALACWLELLQQIENRPLECEALVIKCTKPSRTHNLNEWPVESWSTAQTVQTVDAEHVALCSTEAHTTAQVVDQWLRQLSATDGN; translated from the coding sequence ATGGACGACGCCAGTCCCCCGTGGCATGCTGGCGACGCGCCGTGGTGCAGCGAAGAGCACTTCCGGAGCCAGTTCATTGCGGACCGCCGGCGAGGCGCCGGCACGGCCAACCACACCAGCCGCAAGAACAGGTTCTACACCTTGGGGGGTGCCGCAATCCAGAAAGAAGTAGCCATGAATGAGCATCACATCATCGAGTGGTCCACATTTCCCAAGCCCACATCATTGCCCGAAGTCGCACCCTGCGACTGGACGGAAGCGCTGAACGGGCCCGACATCGACAATTCCCAGGTCATTGTTCTGGACTGCCGCAGAGACGAATCCGGCGCGCTACCGACGGATGCGCCGGCCATGACACAAAAAGTGTCGGCCGCTTTGCAGTCCTGGTCCGGGCAAGAACGCTTCGATTCCAGTAGATTCCTGGTACTCACGCGCGGCGCGGTTTCGGTATCGGCCGACGAGGTCGCGCAGCCGGCAGGATCGGCGATGTGGGAGCTGGTGAAGTCGGCTCAATCGGAGAACCCGGGGCGGATCATTCTCGTCGACACGGACTCCCTCGACAAAGGCCTCGGGGATTTGTTCGGACTCATGGCCGTACGGAACATGACCGTCACCGCGGTCGCCAGCGGCGAACCTCAACTCGCCATCCGCGGAGACATTCTGTTCGCACCTCGACGCGACGGGATCGGACAGGCCACCGACGTCGTCGGCGAGTCCGTCGAACAGTTCCCCGCAGCGAGCTCCCGACCCGAGGAACCATCCATCGTCCGCATGTTCAGAGAGGCGGTCGCCGAGGACAGGTTCGCCGACGGCCTGGAGTTCCTGCTGGCGGCCGCGCAGCTCCGCCCCGCGTTCGACCACAACGCGCCCGCAATACCGAGCGGCATCGGACTCAGCGGTGGCACGCCCCACAACACTGGCGGAGATACCCTGCCGCACCTGGTATTGATCTGCACCCCGGCCTTCCTCGGCGGATATATCCAGTACATTCTGCTTGCCGCTCATCTGGGCGGTCATCGCCGGCTCTCGGTCATCCCACTCTCGGGATTCGAGCCGGATGAGCCCCTGCCCGAGTCGCTCGACGCCGGCATCGAAAGCATCGCCAAGTCCGTCCTCGATACCGTCGGGAACGACGAATTCGTCCTGGCCGGCATGTCGGGAGGCGGAAACCTCGCCCACGCGACCGCGGCTCGGCTGCTGGAACAAGGCAATACCCGGCTGCGGGGATTCATCATCCTCGATTCCTTCATCGCTCGAGAGGCAAACGAGCGCCAAATGGATACCGCGAGAGACGCCGTGGTCGATACGGACGCGTCGATCCCCGACCTCGCCGGCTTCACCAGCGCACGGTTGACCGCTCTGGCGTGCTGGCTCGAGCTGTTGCAGCAGATCGAGAATCGGCCTCTCGAATGTGAGGCGCTCGTCATCAAGTGCACGAAACCGTCACGGACGCACAACCTCAACGAGTGGCCCGTAGAAAGCTGGTCCACCGCGCAGACCGTCCAGACCGTGGATGCCGAACATGTCGCACTGTGCAGCACCGAGGCGCATACGACCGCACAGGTGGTCGACCAATGGTTGAGGCAGCTGAGCGCAACCGACGGTAACTGA
- a CDS encoding TIGR03667 family PPOX class F420-dependent oxidoreductase: MPTSLIDTDFGALVTKRLSADTIIWLTTVSPTGTTQPNPVWFLWSNGTFLLFTQPATPKLRNITANPRVSLNLNTTATGGEVVVLNGEARVDADGATPAEIDAYVQKYTEGLVDIGMTREQFFADYSIPVRIVPTRIRGF; encoded by the coding sequence ATGCCCACATCGCTCATCGACACCGACTTCGGCGCACTGGTCACCAAACGCCTGTCGGCCGACACCATCATCTGGCTGACCACCGTAAGCCCCACCGGCACAACGCAACCCAACCCGGTCTGGTTCCTCTGGTCGAACGGCACATTCCTGCTCTTCACCCAGCCGGCCACCCCCAAACTCCGCAACATCACCGCCAATCCCCGGGTCTCGTTGAACCTCAACACCACCGCCACCGGCGGTGAGGTCGTCGTCCTCAACGGCGAGGCCCGCGTCGACGCCGACGGCGCGACCCCGGCCGAAATCGATGCCTATGTGCAGAAGTACACCGAGGGCCTGGTCGATATCGGCATGACCAGAGAACAGTTCTTCGCCGACTACTCGATCCCGGTCCGCATCGTCCCCACCCGCATACGCGGATTCTGA